TGCTGGTCGGGCCGCAGGTGGCCCGGGCGCTGGACGGCTGGCAGGGCTGGGTCCGGCTGGTCTCCGCCGTGGTGCTGGCGGTGATCGCCGCTCGTGGGCTGCTGTCGCTGCGGCACCCCGCCGGCGGCCCGGACGGCCCGGACGGCTCGGTCGGGTCGGCGGGCGACCGCAGCGGGCCCGGGCGGGCGTTCGTCCGGTTCGCGCTGCTCACCCTGGTCAACCCGCTCACCGCGTTGTACTTCACCGCCCTCACCACGGCCCGGGGCGACGCCGGCGGAGGCCCGGTCTACGTGGCCGCGGTGTTCGCCGCCTCGCTGCTGTGGCAGCAGCTGCTGGCCGGTGCCGGCGCGCTGGCCGGCGCCCGGCTCGGGCCCCGGGCCCGCCGCCTCACCTACGCCACCGGCTACGGGCTGGTCGGCTTCCTCGCCCTCCGGCTGGCGTGGCCGGGCTGACCGGTGCGCCCGGTGGACGCCCGGTTGCGCGGGTCGACCGGACGGGTTCGTTTGACGGCCGGTCAGTGCCTCCCAATAATCATGCCGCCGACAGGTTTTGATCACGGGGGTGAGCCATGAGCGGCGAAGGTTTCCACGCGGACCCACGGTCCATCAACGGCAACGCCCATCTCCTGGTGGAGATCGCCGGCCTGCTCCGGCAGGGCCGGCCCGACCAGGACACCGGCACCCTGACCCGGGTCCCGCACACCCATCCCGAGGTGGCCGCCGAAGCTGGCCGGTTCGCCGCGTTCGCCGGCGACCAGTACGGCGACCTGGTGGTGCTGCTGACCGCGCTGTCCACCGCCCTGCGGACCACCGCAGGCCACTACACCGAGGTGGACCGGCGGACCGAGGAGGACTTCTGGGCCTTCCTGGAGCAGTCCTCGCTCCGCCCGGCCCGGGCGGCCGGCCGATGACCTACGCCGCCGAGGTCCAGTACCTGGTCGACTGCAACCCCGCCCTGGTGGAGCGGAACGCCGCCGAGCACCGCCGGATCGCCGACCTGCTGCGCTCCGCCACGCCGTCCGTCCGCCGCGCCGAGCAGGTCGAGTGGACCAGCCGCGCCCGGGCCGGTTACGAGGCCCGGCTGCGCGACGTCCACGGCCTGGTCGACGGGCTGGCCGAGGGCTACGACGCGGCGAGCCGCGCGCTGCTCGGGTACGCCGACGCGCTGGAGACCGCCCAGGCCCAGCGCCGTACCGGCCGGGAGTACGAGCAGGAGCTGGCCGCCCTGTGCGACCGGGCCCGGTTCGGCAGCGGCGACGAGCCGATGCGCCGCTGGGAGGACCTGCGCGAGACCACCGGGCTCCTCGACTGGATGTCCGACCTGTTCAGCGACCCGGACGCGGTCCGCGAGCAGGCGGAGGACCGGTACGCCCGGACCTCCGCCGCGTTCGCGCAGGCGCTGCGCACCGAACAGGAGGCCCGCGGCCGGTGCGTCGCCGCGCTGAAGGCGGCCACGGCCCGGGTGCCGGAGTTCCGGACCGGCTTCAAGGACGCCGCCGCGCTGGTCGAGCGGATCGGCCGGCTGGGCGTGCTCGACGGCGAGGCGGCCGAGGCCGCCCACGACCCGCTGACCCGGCTGGCCGGCACCGGGGTGAAGGCGGACACCGCGCCCACCGTCGGCCCCCGGGCCGCGGTCTCGCCGGCCCTGACCCGGATCAGGTCGCTGCTGGCCGACCTGCCCGAGGGCGCCGGCAACAACTACTGGCTGCCGTCCGACAGCGACGACAGCCGCCGCCGGTGGATCGCCGCCAACCGGCCGCTGCTGCGGGCCGCGGCCGCCGAGAGCGGCCTGCCCGTCGACATGCTCGCCGGGATCGCCTGGCAGGAGGTGGAGGGCGACCCGGCGGTGGTGGACGACATCGCGTACCACGTCCGTCGGCTGGGCTCCGACGCGGCCGCCGACAAGACCTCGGTCGGGCCGCTGTCCATCCAGGTCCGCCGGGCGGCCGAGGTGCTGGGCTACGACCCGGCGCACCTGACCGAGGCCCAGCGGCACGAGGTGGTCTCGGCGGCCCGGGAGCCGGGCCAGAACATCTTCATCACCGCCCGCTACCTGGCCCAGCTCAAGGCGGAGAGCGGCTTCGCCGCGGTCGAGCCCGGCCGGATGACCGAGGACCAGTACCAGGAGCTGGCGGCCCGCTACAACGGCGGACCGTACTGGGAGAGCGAGCACGCCCAGGCGTACGGCCGCTCCTTCCGGGAGCGGCGCACGCTGGTCAAGGAGGCCCTGGCCGGGTAGCGGGCCGGAACCGGTCCGCCACCCGGCCCGCGCCGGTTACCGTCGTAGGAGCGGCGGCCCGTCACCGGGCCGGCCGCCCGACGCTCGCACCCCGGGAGGCCACCCGTGAGGAACCCGTACATGGCCCGCGGCCAGGACCCGGCCGGCTGGGTCACCGAGACGTTCCCCGGACCGCTGCGCCGGGCACTGGAGCAGCACGGCGGCGTCCCGCACACGGTCCGGGCGGTGGTGGCCCGGCAGCTGCCGCTGCGGACGGCCGAGCAGCTGCGGGAGCGGATCGAGCGGCGCTGGTACGAGCGGTACGCCCACCTGCCGGGCCAGGAGCTGCTGGACCGCGCCGACGAGATCGCGGTGGAGCTGGTGCGGGAGCCGGGCTGCGAGATCTCCAACCGGTGCGAGGACGGCTGGCTGCTGGACGAGGAGGCGATCTGCGCATGGTGCCAGCCCAGCGGGACGGTCTTCGACGTGCGGGAGCCGGACCTGGCCGGCGGCCGCCGCTCCAGCCCCGAGACGGTCTCCCGGATGGCCGCCGAGATCCGCGCCTCGATGCGGGCCGGCCGCCGCTACCGCCCCCAGCGCCCCTGAGGTCAGGACGGACCCGCCGCCGCGGCGCGCTTGATCGCCTCGCGGATCCGCCAGTACGTGCCGCAGCGGCAGACGTTCTCGATCCGGTCGATGTCGGCGTCCGTGGGGTTCGCGGTGCGGCGCAGCAGGGCGACCGCGGTCATGATCTGGCCCGGCTGGCAGAATCCGCACTGGGCGACGTCGCAGTCCAGCCACGCCTGCTGCACCGGGTGCAGGGTGTCGCCGTCGGCGAGGCCCTCGATGGTGGTGACCTCGCGCCCGGCGCAGTCCGCGACGGGCACCACGCAGGGCTGGATCTCCGCGCCGTCCAGGTGGCTGGTGCAGGCGCGGCACACGCCCACCCCGCAGCCGTACTTGGGGCCGGTGACGCCGAGCTTGTCGCGCAGCACCCACAGCAGCGGCATGTCGTCGGGGGCGTCCACGGTCACGGACCGGCCGTTGAGGACGAAGGTGTGAGCGGTCATCGGGCCGGTCCTCAGAAGTCGAGCGGGAAGCTGCGGGGGCGGGTGCCGGTGGCCCGGGCGTAGGCGTTGGCGACGGCGGCGGCCGCGGCGGGCACCCCGAGTTCGCCGGCGCCGCCGGGCGGGCCGGAGGGCGGCAGCAGGTGCACCTCGAAGGCGGGCGGGCTGTGCCGCTGCCTGGCGTAGTGGAAGTCGGCGTAACTGCCCTCGCGGACGGCGCCCTTGTCGATGTGCAGGCCGGCCTGCAGGGTCACCGAGATGCCGTCGACCACGGCGCCCATGAGCTGCGCCTCCAGGCCGCGCGGGTTGACGGCCCGGCCGACGTCGGCGGCCACCACCGCCTTGGTGACCCGGGGGTGGGCCGCATCGGTGCAGTCGATCTCGACCAGGCAGGCGACGCTGGAGCGGTGCTCCTCGTGGAAGGCGATGCCCTGGGCCTGCCCGGGCGGCATCGGGCGGCCCCACCGCCCGGCCGAGGCGGCCTTGTCGAGCACGGCCCGGCCGGTGGCGCTCGCCATCCGGGCGCGGCGGAAGGCCACCGGGTCCTGCCCGAGGGTCCGGGCCAGCTCGTCCGCCATGACCTCGTCCGCGACCCGGACCATGCCGGAGTAGACGGACCGCCAACTGCCGGTCGGGAAGGGCAGGTCCACCTCGGCGAGCAGCTGGGTGGTGACCCCGTACCCGTACGGGAGCTTCTCGGTGAGCAGGAAGAAGCCCTGGGCGAGGCTGAGCCCGGCGACCTGGAGGTCGAACCCGGCGGCGGTGAGCGCCTCGCCGAGGCCGTGCCGGAAGTCGGTCTTCACGGTGGCGACCCGGTGCTCGTAGGTGAGCACCTGGCCGAGCGCGTGGGTGGCGCGGATCCGGTGGTGGCTGGCGGGGCGCATCCGGCCGTGCCGCATGTCGTCGTTGCGGGTCCACATCAGCTTGACCGGGCGTCCCGCGGCGCGGGAGATCCGGGCGGCCTCCAGCGCGGCGTCGAAGAACAGCCGGCGCCCGAACGAGCCGCCGGCCCGCACCACGTGCACGGTCACCCGGTCGACGGGGAGGCCGAGTTCGGCGGCGATGGTCTGCTGGGCGACGATCGGCGACTGGGCGGCGAACCAGATCTCCGCCCGGTCGGCCCGGACGTCGGCCACGGCCGTGAGCACCTCCATCGGCGCGTGGCCGACGAAGGCGAAGGCGAACTCGGCGTCCACCGTGAGGGTGAGCAGCGGCGGCACCACGAACGGCGGGTGGGCGGCCCGCAGCCGGGCCCGGACGTCGGCGTCGGAGTACGCGGCGGCCGGGCCGGGCGCCCAGTCGACCTTCAGCGCGGCCTTGGCCTTCAGCGCCTGGTCGAAGGTCTCGGCCAGCACGGCGACCCCGGTGGCCACCTTCACCACGCCGAGCACCCCGGGCATCGCGGAGGCGGCCGAGGCGTCGTACGAGCGGACCGTGCCGCCGATGGTGGGCGGGCGCGAGACCACGGTGGGCACGGCCCCGGGGACGTCCAGGTCGCCGGCGTACCGCGCCCGGCCGGTGACGATGTCCCGGGCGTCGATCCGCCCGGTGGGCCGGCCGACCAGGCGTTGGCGCTCGGGCGGCTTGGGCCGTACGGGGACCTCCGGCACCAGCACCCCGGCCGCGGCCACGGCCAGCGACCCGTAGTCCGCGGTCCGGCCGTCGGGGGCGACCACCGCGCCGTCCCGGGTCTCCAGCTGCGCGGCGGGCAGGTCGAACCGGTGGGCGGCCGCCGTGACCAGCCGGGCCCGGGCGGCCGCGGCGGCGGCCCGGACCGGGTCGTACAGCGAGCGCACCGAGTTGGAGCCGCCGGTGAGCTGGTTGAACAGCAGCTCCGGGCGGGCCGGGGAGAGCGGGACGTCCACGTCCTCCAGCCGGGCGTCCAGCTCGTCGGCGACCAGCATCGCCATCGCGGTGGTGAGTCCCTGGCCGACTTCGGCGCGGGGCAGCTCCAGCACCACCCGGCCGGCCTCGGTGACCTCCAGCACCAGCAGGTGCGCGGTGGGGGCGCCGGCCAGGATCAGGGCGTCGCCCAGGTCGAGCAGGTCCGGGACGCCCGGCAGGGCCGCCGCGGGCGGGGTGTCCAGGGCGAGCCCGGCGCCGACGGCGAGCGCGGGGGCGGCGACCAGGTAGGTGAGGAAGCGGCGGCGGCCGACGGACTTCGGGCTGATCAACGACCCCTCCCGGGCGCGCGGGCGCGGGCCGCCGCGGGTGTGCCGGCCGTCACGCCGAGTGGTGCGAGGCGAGCATAGGGAGAAGCTACTGGTGGGTCAACATACGGCGGAAGGAGTTCCGGCGCCGGTCCTGGGCCGCTCAGTCGGCGGCCGGCAGCAGCTCCTCCACCGCACTGGTGCCGCGGCCCTCGCGGGACTCCCACGCCCAGGTCTCGTCCAGCCGCAGCCGCCCGTCCGGCAGCCGGGTCAGGGTGCTCACACACCGGCCGCCACTGGTCTCGCCGGCCCGGTTGAGCTGCACGTAGCGGAACGCCACGGTGTCGCCGAGCCGGGTGCCCACCAGGTGGCCGTGGACGACCTCACCGCCGGTGTACGCGGCCCACACCCGGCCGTCCAGCTCCCGGTAGTGGAACCGGGTGTCCGGGTCCACCTCGCCGTCGTCGGCGCGGGCGACCGGCGCGAACACCAGTCCGTCGAGCGAGGGCAGCATGGGCGGCTCCTTCCAGCGAGGTTCCCGGTGGAGGGCCCAGTCGATCACGAGATCCGCC
The window above is part of the Kitasatospora sp. HUAS MG31 genome. Proteins encoded here:
- a CDS encoding (2Fe-2S)-binding protein encodes the protein MTAHTFVLNGRSVTVDAPDDMPLLWVLRDKLGVTGPKYGCGVGVCRACTSHLDGAEIQPCVVPVADCAGREVTTIEGLADGDTLHPVQQAWLDCDVAQCGFCQPGQIMTAVALLRRTANPTDADIDRIENVCRCGTYWRIREAIKRAAAAGPS
- a CDS encoding LysE family transporter → MAGSMMTTAAEGAAAGLGVAMPLGAIGVLLLQEGRRGWRTAASAAAAVAAVDGAYAAVAVLVGPQVARALDGWQGWVRLVSAVVLAVIAARGLLSLRHPAGGPDGPDGSVGSAGDRSGPGRAFVRFALLTLVNPLTALYFTALTTARGDAGGGPVYVAAVFAASLLWQQLLAGAGALAGARLGPRARRLTYATGYGLVGFLALRLAWPG
- a CDS encoding molybdopterin cofactor-binding domain-containing protein, which produces MISPKSVGRRRFLTYLVAAPALAVGAGLALDTPPAAALPGVPDLLDLGDALILAGAPTAHLLVLEVTEAGRVVLELPRAEVGQGLTTAMAMLVADELDARLEDVDVPLSPARPELLFNQLTGGSNSVRSLYDPVRAAAAAARARLVTAAAHRFDLPAAQLETRDGAVVAPDGRTADYGSLAVAAAGVLVPEVPVRPKPPERQRLVGRPTGRIDARDIVTGRARYAGDLDVPGAVPTVVSRPPTIGGTVRSYDASAASAMPGVLGVVKVATGVAVLAETFDQALKAKAALKVDWAPGPAAAYSDADVRARLRAAHPPFVVPPLLTLTVDAEFAFAFVGHAPMEVLTAVADVRADRAEIWFAAQSPIVAQQTIAAELGLPVDRVTVHVVRAGGSFGRRLFFDAALEAARISRAAGRPVKLMWTRNDDMRHGRMRPASHHRIRATHALGQVLTYEHRVATVKTDFRHGLGEALTAAGFDLQVAGLSLAQGFFLLTEKLPYGYGVTTQLLAEVDLPFPTGSWRSVYSGMVRVADEVMADELARTLGQDPVAFRRARMASATGRAVLDKAASAGRWGRPMPPGQAQGIAFHEEHRSSVACLVEIDCTDAAHPRVTKAVVAADVGRAVNPRGLEAQLMGAVVDGISVTLQAGLHIDKGAVREGSYADFHYARQRHSPPAFEVHLLPPSGPPGGAGELGVPAAAAAVANAYARATGTRPRSFPLDF